In the genome of Pseudorasbora parva isolate DD20220531a chromosome 10, ASM2467924v1, whole genome shotgun sequence, one region contains:
- the srrm1 gene encoding serine/arginine repetitive matrix protein 1 isoform X3 has product MMQINLTGFLNGKNAREFMKDLWPLLLSAQENIAGIPSAFLEQKKEEIKQRQIEQEKLASLKKIDDDKREKEIKERAQSKSPKRRKSRSPVKRDRKSSPPRSPRRKPSPAALPPSSPPNNKEEPKQEPDQSESSKPEPLIEEASSTSDLVGEVKPDSVSEVVKESSPDKTSKSEDRPKPRDRDRDKDGRRDRPRHRSRSRSPRSRKRPRSRSRSFSPRRRSPRRRISPRRRSPPRRRPPSRHRRSRSPVRRRRSRSRSSSGSSSSRSPHKRAGKRRSVTPPRKLPRRLDPTSPSRRRGRSPSGPDASPSAVKHRPGGRNDTPSPKPRRSDASESEEEKMGKGSTADSVQQRRQYRRQNQQSSSDTGSSSSSEDEGPRRQNRGAGARNGEIRRRRSHSPASPRRRHRDASPRKRRSPSPAGRRHGTPSPVRRRRTPSPPPRRRSPSPPHRRFTPPIQRRYSPSPSPAQKRRSSGSPKRRRSLSPLSKRRGSPSSVSKRRGSPSPPSKRRGSHSPLPKRRGSPSPVSKRRGSPSPVSKRRGSPSPVSKRRGSPSPTSKRRVSPSPVAKRRASPSPLAKRRASLSPVTKRRGSPSPVAKRRSSRSPKRGRGSSPGKRRTPPSSTSPPPRHRRSSPNPPAAQRGRDARSSPPAHATRVSSSPSARYGPSSLSPQRQRRQTSPSHSTRPIRRVSRTPEPRKSQRSSQSPQPVRRQVSHSPSASPPPPPPTAHKRPASVSPSRSASRSPPPPAKKTSSVSPSPSPNKNSDAEGGKKKKKKKEKKHKKEKKHKKHKKQKKEKSGEEKSGGAAGGHVQEAEPDSDQKKESESEVEDSLDDLEKHLREKALRSMRKAQMSPSSQS; this is encoded by the exons ATGATGCAGATTAATTTGACAGGGTTTTTGAATGGGAAGAACGCTCGGGAATTCATGAAGGACCTCTGGCCGCTGTTGCTAAGTGCTCAGGAGAACATCGCTGGTATCCCGTCTGCCTTCCTAGAGCAAAAAAAAGAGGAGATCAAACAGAGACAG ATTGAACAAGAGAAACTCGCCTCTCTGAAAAAAATAGATGATGATAAAAGGGAGAAGGAGATCAAAGAGCGAGCTCAGTCAAAAAGCCCTAAACG GAGAAAGTCCCGCTCCCCTGTGAAGCGTGACCGTAAATCCAGTCCCCCTCGCTCTCCTCGCCGGAAACCGAGCCCGGCTGCCTTGCCTCCTTCTAGTCCGCCCAATAATAAAGAAGAACCAAAGCAAGAACCGGACCAATCAGAGAGCTCCAAACCAGAGCCACTCATTGAGGAGGCTTCCTCTACCAG TGATCTGGTGGGTGAGGTGAAGCCGGACTCTGTATCTGAGGTTGTGAAAGAGTCATCACCAGACAAAACGTCCAAATCAGAAGACAGGCCGAAACCCAGAGACAGGGACAGAGATAAGGATGGACGAAGAGATCGCCCGCGCCACCGCTCTCGCTCTCGATCACCTCGTTCTCGCAAACGACCTCGATCCCGCTCTAG GTCGTTCTCTCCTCGCCGCAGAAGTCCCAGGAGGCGAATCTCTCCGAGACGTAGGAGCCCCCCTAGACGGCGACCTCCCTCTAGGCATAGACGTAGCCGCTCACCTGTCCGCAG GCGGCGCTCTCGCTCCCGGTCTTCCTCAGGCAGCTCCTCTTCTCGGTCACCCCATAAGAGAGCAGGGAAACGTAGGTCAGTGACACCACCCAGAAAACTTCCACGCCGCTTAGACCCCACCAGCCCCTCCAGAAGACGAGGCCGCAGTCCATCAGGACCAGACGCCAGCCCTTCag CTGTGAAGCACAGGCCTGGTGGAAGAAATGACACTCCTTCTCCAAAACCCAGACGGTCCGACGCATCGGAATCCG AAGAGGAGAAGATGGGCAAAGGGTCAACAGCAGATTCTGTCCAGCAGCGACGTCAGTATCGGCGACAGAATCAGCAGTCCTCCTCAG ACACTGGTTCATCCTCTTCCTCTGAAGATGAAGGTCCAAGGAGGCAGAATAGGGGGGCAGGTGCCAGGAATGGAGAAATCAGAAGGCGGCGGAGCCATTCACCTGCATCACCACGGAGGCGACACAGAGATGCATCCCCAAG aAAGAGACGCTCTCCATCACCTGCTGGCCGTAGACACGGTACACCGTCTCCTGTTCGCCGCCGCAGGACACCTTCTCCTCCCCCGAGGCGCAG ATCTCCATCTCCACCTCACCGGCGTTTCACTCCTCCCATTCAGCGCAGATACAGTCCCTCCCCTTCCCCAGCTCAAAAAAGACGCTCATCAGGTTCTCCCAAGCGTAGAAGGTCTTTATCCCCTTTGTCCAAAAGGAGAGGATCTCCTTCATCTGTGTCCAAGAGGAGAGGATCTCCTTCACCCCCTTCAAAACGCAGAGGGTCTCATTCACCCTTGCCAAAGAGGAGAGGGTCTCCTTCACCCGTGTCCAAGCGCCGAGGGTCTCCTTCACCCGTGTCCAAACGCCGAGGGTCTCCTTCACCCGTGTCCAAACGCAGAGGATCTCCTTCACCCACGTCCAAACGCAGAGTGTCTCCCTCACCAGTGGCCAAGCGCAGGGCATCTCCCTCGCCATTGGCCAAGCGTAGGGCATCTCTCTCGCCAGTGACCAAGCGTAGAGGATCACCCTCCCCTGTGGCCAAACGTCGCTCCTCTCGATCCCCCAAACGGGGCCGTGGCAGTAGTCCAGGAAAAAGACGTACTCCGCCCTCTTCTACTTCGCCTCCACCCCGCCACCGTAGAAGCTCTCCAAATCCCCCTGCAGCCCAACGGGGCAGAGATGCCCGCTCCTCTCCCCCTGCCCACGCTACTCGAGTGTCTTCCAGTCCTTCTGCTCGATATGGCCCCTCGAGTTTATCCCCGCAGAGACAAAGACGTCAGACGTCCCCATCTCACAGCACCAGACCCATTCGCAGAGTTTCACGCACACCAGAACCACGCAAATCTCAGAG AAGTTCTCAAAGCCCCCAGCCTGTAAGGAGGCAGGTTTCACATTCACCATCtgcttctcctcctcctccacctccCACGGCTCACAAGCGGCCTGCTTCAGTCTCACCCTCTCGCTCTGCTAGCCGTTCTCCACCTCCTCCTGCCAAAAAGACCAGCAGTGTCTCCCCAAGCCCATCACCTAACAAG AACTCAGATGCAGAAGGTggtaagaagaagaaaaagaagaaagagaagaaacacaagaaagagaaaaaacacAAGAAGCATAAGAAACAGAAGAAGGAGAAGAGTGGAGAAGAAAAGAGTGGAGGGGCGGCAGGAGGACACGTACAGGAAGCAGAGCCAGACTCTGACCAGAAAAAG GAATCAGAGAGTGAAGTAGAAGACAGTTTGGATGATCTGGAGAAGCACCTACGGGAGAAAGCTCTCCGCTCAATGAGGAAGGCCCAGATGTCTCCGTCATCTCAGTCCTGA
- the srrm1 gene encoding serine/arginine repetitive matrix protein 1 isoform X2 yields MDAGFFRGTSAEQDNRFSNKHKKLLKQLKFAECLEKKVDMTKVNLEVIKPWITQRVTEILGFEDDVVIEFVFNQLEEKNPDGKMMQINLTGFLNGKNAREFMKDLWPLLLSAQENIAGIPSAFLEQKKEEIKQRQIEQEKLASLKKIDDDKREKEIKERAQSKSPKRRKSRSPVKRDRKSSPPRSPRRKPSPAALPPSSPPNNKEEPKQEPDQSESSKPEPLIEEASSTSDLVGEVKPDSVSEVVKESSPDKTSKSEDRPKPRDRDRDKDGRRDRPRHRSRSRSPRSRKRPRSRSRSFSPRRRSPRRRISPRRRSPPRRRPPSRHRRSRSPVRRRRSRSRSSSGSSSSRSPHKRAGKRRSVTPPRKLPRRLDPTSPSRRRGRSPSGPDASPSAVKHRPGGRNDTPSPKPRRSDASESEEEKMGKGSTADSVQQRRQYRRQNQQSSSDTGSSSSSEDEGPRRQNRGAGARNGEIRRRRSHSPASPRRRHRDASPRKRRSPSPAGRRHGTPSPVRRRRTPSPPPRRRSPSPPHRRFTPPIQRRYSPSPSPAQKRRSSGSPKRRRSLSPLSKRRGSPSSVSKRRGSPSPPSKRRGSHSPLPKRRGSPSPVSKRRGSPSPVSKRRGSPSPVSKRRGSPSPTSKRRVSPSPVAKRRASPSPLAKRRASLSPVTKRRGSPSPVAKRRSSRSPKRGRGSSPGKRRTPPSSTSPPPRHRRSSPNPPAAQRGRDARSSPPAHATRVSSSPSARYGPSSLSPQRQRRQTSPSHSTRPIRRVSRTPEPRKSQRSSQSPQPVRRQVSHSPSASPPPPPPTAHKRPASVSPSRSASRSPPPPAKKTSSVSPSPSPNKNSDAEGGKKKKKKKEKKHKKEKKHKKHKKQKKEKSGEEKSGGAAGGHVQEAEPDSDQKKRVK; encoded by the exons ATGGACGCGGGGTTTTTCCGC GGCACCAGTGCGGAGCAGGATAACCGCTTCAGCAACAAACACAAGAAGCTGTTGAAGCAACTGAAGTTTGCGGAATGTCTGGAGAAGAAG GTGGATATGACCAAGGTCAACCTGGAAGTCATCAAGCCCTGGATCACCCAGCGTGTGACCGAGATCCTTGGCTTTGAGGATGATGTCGTCATTGAATTTGTCTTCAACCAGCTGGAGGAAAAG AATCCAGATGGGAAGATGATGCAGATTAATTTGACAGGGTTTTTGAATGGGAAGAACGCTCGGGAATTCATGAAGGACCTCTGGCCGCTGTTGCTAAGTGCTCAGGAGAACATCGCTGGTATCCCGTCTGCCTTCCTAGAGCAAAAAAAAGAGGAGATCAAACAGAGACAG ATTGAACAAGAGAAACTCGCCTCTCTGAAAAAAATAGATGATGATAAAAGGGAGAAGGAGATCAAAGAGCGAGCTCAGTCAAAAAGCCCTAAACG GAGAAAGTCCCGCTCCCCTGTGAAGCGTGACCGTAAATCCAGTCCCCCTCGCTCTCCTCGCCGGAAACCGAGCCCGGCTGCCTTGCCTCCTTCTAGTCCGCCCAATAATAAAGAAGAACCAAAGCAAGAACCGGACCAATCAGAGAGCTCCAAACCAGAGCCACTCATTGAGGAGGCTTCCTCTACCAG TGATCTGGTGGGTGAGGTGAAGCCGGACTCTGTATCTGAGGTTGTGAAAGAGTCATCACCAGACAAAACGTCCAAATCAGAAGACAGGCCGAAACCCAGAGACAGGGACAGAGATAAGGATGGACGAAGAGATCGCCCGCGCCACCGCTCTCGCTCTCGATCACCTCGTTCTCGCAAACGACCTCGATCCCGCTCTAG GTCGTTCTCTCCTCGCCGCAGAAGTCCCAGGAGGCGAATCTCTCCGAGACGTAGGAGCCCCCCTAGACGGCGACCTCCCTCTAGGCATAGACGTAGCCGCTCACCTGTCCGCAG GCGGCGCTCTCGCTCCCGGTCTTCCTCAGGCAGCTCCTCTTCTCGGTCACCCCATAAGAGAGCAGGGAAACGTAGGTCAGTGACACCACCCAGAAAACTTCCACGCCGCTTAGACCCCACCAGCCCCTCCAGAAGACGAGGCCGCAGTCCATCAGGACCAGACGCCAGCCCTTCag CTGTGAAGCACAGGCCTGGTGGAAGAAATGACACTCCTTCTCCAAAACCCAGACGGTCCGACGCATCGGAATCCG AAGAGGAGAAGATGGGCAAAGGGTCAACAGCAGATTCTGTCCAGCAGCGACGTCAGTATCGGCGACAGAATCAGCAGTCCTCCTCAG ACACTGGTTCATCCTCTTCCTCTGAAGATGAAGGTCCAAGGAGGCAGAATAGGGGGGCAGGTGCCAGGAATGGAGAAATCAGAAGGCGGCGGAGCCATTCACCTGCATCACCACGGAGGCGACACAGAGATGCATCCCCAAG aAAGAGACGCTCTCCATCACCTGCTGGCCGTAGACACGGTACACCGTCTCCTGTTCGCCGCCGCAGGACACCTTCTCCTCCCCCGAGGCGCAG ATCTCCATCTCCACCTCACCGGCGTTTCACTCCTCCCATTCAGCGCAGATACAGTCCCTCCCCTTCCCCAGCTCAAAAAAGACGCTCATCAGGTTCTCCCAAGCGTAGAAGGTCTTTATCCCCTTTGTCCAAAAGGAGAGGATCTCCTTCATCTGTGTCCAAGAGGAGAGGATCTCCTTCACCCCCTTCAAAACGCAGAGGGTCTCATTCACCCTTGCCAAAGAGGAGAGGGTCTCCTTCACCCGTGTCCAAGCGCCGAGGGTCTCCTTCACCCGTGTCCAAACGCCGAGGGTCTCCTTCACCCGTGTCCAAACGCAGAGGATCTCCTTCACCCACGTCCAAACGCAGAGTGTCTCCCTCACCAGTGGCCAAGCGCAGGGCATCTCCCTCGCCATTGGCCAAGCGTAGGGCATCTCTCTCGCCAGTGACCAAGCGTAGAGGATCACCCTCCCCTGTGGCCAAACGTCGCTCCTCTCGATCCCCCAAACGGGGCCGTGGCAGTAGTCCAGGAAAAAGACGTACTCCGCCCTCTTCTACTTCGCCTCCACCCCGCCACCGTAGAAGCTCTCCAAATCCCCCTGCAGCCCAACGGGGCAGAGATGCCCGCTCCTCTCCCCCTGCCCACGCTACTCGAGTGTCTTCCAGTCCTTCTGCTCGATATGGCCCCTCGAGTTTATCCCCGCAGAGACAAAGACGTCAGACGTCCCCATCTCACAGCACCAGACCCATTCGCAGAGTTTCACGCACACCAGAACCACGCAAATCTCAGAG AAGTTCTCAAAGCCCCCAGCCTGTAAGGAGGCAGGTTTCACATTCACCATCtgcttctcctcctcctccacctccCACGGCTCACAAGCGGCCTGCTTCAGTCTCACCCTCTCGCTCTGCTAGCCGTTCTCCACCTCCTCCTGCCAAAAAGACCAGCAGTGTCTCCCCAAGCCCATCACCTAACAAG AACTCAGATGCAGAAGGTggtaagaagaagaaaaagaagaaagagaagaaacacaagaaagagaaaaaacacAAGAAGCATAAGAAACAGAAGAAGGAGAAGAGTGGAGAAGAAAAGAGTGGAGGGGCGGCAGGAGGACACGTACAGGAAGCAGAGCCAGACTCTGACCAGAAAAAG AGAGTGAAGTAG
- the srrm1 gene encoding serine/arginine repetitive matrix protein 1 isoform X1 has product MDAGFFRGTSAEQDNRFSNKHKKLLKQLKFAECLEKKVDMTKVNLEVIKPWITQRVTEILGFEDDVVIEFVFNQLEEKNPDGKMMQINLTGFLNGKNAREFMKDLWPLLLSAQENIAGIPSAFLEQKKEEIKQRQIEQEKLASLKKIDDDKREKEIKERAQSKSPKRRKSRSPVKRDRKSSPPRSPRRKPSPAALPPSSPPNNKEEPKQEPDQSESSKPEPLIEEASSTSDLVGEVKPDSVSEVVKESSPDKTSKSEDRPKPRDRDRDKDGRRDRPRHRSRSRSPRSRKRPRSRSRSFSPRRRSPRRRISPRRRSPPRRRPPSRHRRSRSPVRRRRSRSRSSSGSSSSRSPHKRAGKRRSVTPPRKLPRRLDPTSPSRRRGRSPSGPDASPSAVKHRPGGRNDTPSPKPRRSDASESEEEKMGKGSTADSVQQRRQYRRQNQQSSSDTGSSSSSEDEGPRRQNRGAGARNGEIRRRRSHSPASPRRRHRDASPRKRRSPSPAGRRHGTPSPVRRRRTPSPPPRRRSPSPPHRRFTPPIQRRYSPSPSPAQKRRSSGSPKRRRSLSPLSKRRGSPSSVSKRRGSPSPPSKRRGSHSPLPKRRGSPSPVSKRRGSPSPVSKRRGSPSPVSKRRGSPSPTSKRRVSPSPVAKRRASPSPLAKRRASLSPVTKRRGSPSPVAKRRSSRSPKRGRGSSPGKRRTPPSSTSPPPRHRRSSPNPPAAQRGRDARSSPPAHATRVSSSPSARYGPSSLSPQRQRRQTSPSHSTRPIRRVSRTPEPRKSQRSSQSPQPVRRQVSHSPSASPPPPPPTAHKRPASVSPSRSASRSPPPPAKKTSSVSPSPSPNKNSDAEGGKKKKKKKEKKHKKEKKHKKHKKQKKEKSGEEKSGGAAGGHVQEAEPDSDQKKESESEVEDSLDDLEKHLREKALRSMRKAQMSPSSQS; this is encoded by the exons ATGGACGCGGGGTTTTTCCGC GGCACCAGTGCGGAGCAGGATAACCGCTTCAGCAACAAACACAAGAAGCTGTTGAAGCAACTGAAGTTTGCGGAATGTCTGGAGAAGAAG GTGGATATGACCAAGGTCAACCTGGAAGTCATCAAGCCCTGGATCACCCAGCGTGTGACCGAGATCCTTGGCTTTGAGGATGATGTCGTCATTGAATTTGTCTTCAACCAGCTGGAGGAAAAG AATCCAGATGGGAAGATGATGCAGATTAATTTGACAGGGTTTTTGAATGGGAAGAACGCTCGGGAATTCATGAAGGACCTCTGGCCGCTGTTGCTAAGTGCTCAGGAGAACATCGCTGGTATCCCGTCTGCCTTCCTAGAGCAAAAAAAAGAGGAGATCAAACAGAGACAG ATTGAACAAGAGAAACTCGCCTCTCTGAAAAAAATAGATGATGATAAAAGGGAGAAGGAGATCAAAGAGCGAGCTCAGTCAAAAAGCCCTAAACG GAGAAAGTCCCGCTCCCCTGTGAAGCGTGACCGTAAATCCAGTCCCCCTCGCTCTCCTCGCCGGAAACCGAGCCCGGCTGCCTTGCCTCCTTCTAGTCCGCCCAATAATAAAGAAGAACCAAAGCAAGAACCGGACCAATCAGAGAGCTCCAAACCAGAGCCACTCATTGAGGAGGCTTCCTCTACCAG TGATCTGGTGGGTGAGGTGAAGCCGGACTCTGTATCTGAGGTTGTGAAAGAGTCATCACCAGACAAAACGTCCAAATCAGAAGACAGGCCGAAACCCAGAGACAGGGACAGAGATAAGGATGGACGAAGAGATCGCCCGCGCCACCGCTCTCGCTCTCGATCACCTCGTTCTCGCAAACGACCTCGATCCCGCTCTAG GTCGTTCTCTCCTCGCCGCAGAAGTCCCAGGAGGCGAATCTCTCCGAGACGTAGGAGCCCCCCTAGACGGCGACCTCCCTCTAGGCATAGACGTAGCCGCTCACCTGTCCGCAG GCGGCGCTCTCGCTCCCGGTCTTCCTCAGGCAGCTCCTCTTCTCGGTCACCCCATAAGAGAGCAGGGAAACGTAGGTCAGTGACACCACCCAGAAAACTTCCACGCCGCTTAGACCCCACCAGCCCCTCCAGAAGACGAGGCCGCAGTCCATCAGGACCAGACGCCAGCCCTTCag CTGTGAAGCACAGGCCTGGTGGAAGAAATGACACTCCTTCTCCAAAACCCAGACGGTCCGACGCATCGGAATCCG AAGAGGAGAAGATGGGCAAAGGGTCAACAGCAGATTCTGTCCAGCAGCGACGTCAGTATCGGCGACAGAATCAGCAGTCCTCCTCAG ACACTGGTTCATCCTCTTCCTCTGAAGATGAAGGTCCAAGGAGGCAGAATAGGGGGGCAGGTGCCAGGAATGGAGAAATCAGAAGGCGGCGGAGCCATTCACCTGCATCACCACGGAGGCGACACAGAGATGCATCCCCAAG aAAGAGACGCTCTCCATCACCTGCTGGCCGTAGACACGGTACACCGTCTCCTGTTCGCCGCCGCAGGACACCTTCTCCTCCCCCGAGGCGCAG ATCTCCATCTCCACCTCACCGGCGTTTCACTCCTCCCATTCAGCGCAGATACAGTCCCTCCCCTTCCCCAGCTCAAAAAAGACGCTCATCAGGTTCTCCCAAGCGTAGAAGGTCTTTATCCCCTTTGTCCAAAAGGAGAGGATCTCCTTCATCTGTGTCCAAGAGGAGAGGATCTCCTTCACCCCCTTCAAAACGCAGAGGGTCTCATTCACCCTTGCCAAAGAGGAGAGGGTCTCCTTCACCCGTGTCCAAGCGCCGAGGGTCTCCTTCACCCGTGTCCAAACGCCGAGGGTCTCCTTCACCCGTGTCCAAACGCAGAGGATCTCCTTCACCCACGTCCAAACGCAGAGTGTCTCCCTCACCAGTGGCCAAGCGCAGGGCATCTCCCTCGCCATTGGCCAAGCGTAGGGCATCTCTCTCGCCAGTGACCAAGCGTAGAGGATCACCCTCCCCTGTGGCCAAACGTCGCTCCTCTCGATCCCCCAAACGGGGCCGTGGCAGTAGTCCAGGAAAAAGACGTACTCCGCCCTCTTCTACTTCGCCTCCACCCCGCCACCGTAGAAGCTCTCCAAATCCCCCTGCAGCCCAACGGGGCAGAGATGCCCGCTCCTCTCCCCCTGCCCACGCTACTCGAGTGTCTTCCAGTCCTTCTGCTCGATATGGCCCCTCGAGTTTATCCCCGCAGAGACAAAGACGTCAGACGTCCCCATCTCACAGCACCAGACCCATTCGCAGAGTTTCACGCACACCAGAACCACGCAAATCTCAGAG AAGTTCTCAAAGCCCCCAGCCTGTAAGGAGGCAGGTTTCACATTCACCATCtgcttctcctcctcctccacctccCACGGCTCACAAGCGGCCTGCTTCAGTCTCACCCTCTCGCTCTGCTAGCCGTTCTCCACCTCCTCCTGCCAAAAAGACCAGCAGTGTCTCCCCAAGCCCATCACCTAACAAG AACTCAGATGCAGAAGGTggtaagaagaagaaaaagaagaaagagaagaaacacaagaaagagaaaaaacacAAGAAGCATAAGAAACAGAAGAAGGAGAAGAGTGGAGAAGAAAAGAGTGGAGGGGCGGCAGGAGGACACGTACAGGAAGCAGAGCCAGACTCTGACCAGAAAAAG GAATCAGAGAGTGAAGTAGAAGACAGTTTGGATGATCTGGAGAAGCACCTACGGGAGAAAGCTCTCCGCTCAATGAGGAAGGCCCAGATGTCTCCGTCATCTCAGTCCTGA